The genomic interval ATCACCAGTTCCTCGCCCAACTCTGGGGCGGCAACCAAACGTAAATCGCGGAGGGTGAGGTTGGTATCTTCCAAAATGATCGGCTCACCGCCATGCGCATATGCCCACGTAAGCCGATGAACAATCCGCGCCCCATCGACCCCGCGCCACTTGACCAAGACAATCTCGTAATCGTCTGACCAATCGATCACGTCAATGGCGCGTGCATCGCTCACCAACGGGACGCGATCCGTCCCATCAAGATTCATCAGATCAATGGCAAGCCCGCGTTTCGGATCGCGATAGGTGACGGCGATCCGCCGCTTGGGGTCTGTTCCGGTGGCACGCAAGGGATCGAGACTCTGCGAATTGAAATCGATATTTTCAAGCAGAATTGTCGTCTCACCTGTGCGCAGATCAAGGGCATTCATCGTCCGTTCGTAGTCGTTATCTGCCGCTTGCGCCCAATAGATCAAATGACTCCCATCGGGTGACCACGCCCCGCTGCCAAGAAACAGTATCCGATCTCCGCGCTGGATTCTCCGAAAGGGAACTGCCTGTTCTTCCTCCACACGATAGACAATCAACTGTTGGTTCAGGGCGGTGTCGCTGTAGTTGACCAAAAGATGCGTCCCATCCGGCGACCAGAGCGCCTCTCCAAAGCCTCCGGCGGGAAGATCGAGGGGGAGATCGCGCACCTCGCTGGCGGAGGCGATCAGCCCTTTCAGTGTCCCAAATTGAACGGTGGTGATCACCGCGAGGCGGTGCCCGACGGGCGACCACCACACTTGGTAATTTTGCGCCTCCACCACCACAGTCCGCGTTGGGTGAAGATCATCCAGACGCCAGAGGGTAATAAAGACCTGCGGCGCCGCGTTGTAATTCACGGCGCTGGTGGCAACATAACGCCCATCGGCTGACCACCCCTCAAAGGTGCTGCTGGCATAGGCGGAAACGGTGAGGGGTTTTGTGGCAACGGCTGAGCCATCCACACGGGCGACGGTGAGCATCCGCGCCCCTCCTCCATCTATCCAAAGCAAGAGCAGCCACTTTCCATCCGGTGACCAACGGGGCGGCTCAATCGTCTGCGCCGAATCGAGAAGGCGTGTCCATGTGGGGGGGGCGCCCTCCGATGATGTATTCGGGCGAATGCCGAGCGTCAGACTGCCATCCTCGTTTAGCCCCTGAGAGAGCATGTAAGCATTGTCCGGTGAAACACTGGGCGGAAAGAAAAAAACGCTTGCCCCACCACCGTCCCGACGGTCTGGAATGGCAACGCCGAGGGTCGCATCCAAAAGGATGGTCTCCCCTTCCATAACGCGAAAACAGGAGTCGCCCGCCGCAGAGGAACGCCCGGCTGCCACCGCCGCTCCTGCTGCGACGCCGCTGAGAAGGGTAAGGATTAGGATCAAGAGAAGAAAGGATCGTGTGCGCATAGGTCCTGTATAGTACACGTTCCCGTGAAATGAAACATTAAGTTCAAAAGAGAATTCGGGGTAAGGAAAAGACGGGCGGCATTCCGTAGAGACACGGCGTGCCGTGTCCGTATGGGGATGTCCGTGCGGACGGACGGCAGGATGTCGGGGCGACCCCGCGTGGTCGCCCGCGATGGCGGCAGACGTACACATGAGTACGCCCTACAAAATCCCCTATTTCCCCAAGTCCTTCCGAATGGTGCGCAGATCGTCCGACCGTTCGCGGATGCCCGCCGTCGCCTCCGGGGGATGTTGGGTGATGAGCGAGTCCACAATCTGTTCCAGCACATCGAGCAGTTCAATTGGCAGTTGAACCACCAATTGGCGCATCTGGTCGCTGGACTGCACGGTTTGGAAGGCGTTAAAAAGCTGCTGGAGCAGGGTGTTGGGGTCATCCCCCCCCATCAGTGTTTGGTATTCGCTTCGCCATCCATTTACAACTGAATGGTTGGCAAAAGCGGGGATCGATTCAGCGAGTTTAATGACTTCCTCGTAATAACGAGCGGCGGCATCTCGATTCCCTTGTGCTTTTTCCAACCGCGCTAGACCGATCAGCGTGTTCATGATCCCCACTGAATCGGGAATTACCCGAAAGAGCGCCATCGCTTCGGTATACCGCGCCCGCGCCTCGCCGTAGTGATCCTCCATCCGTTCCAGATCGCCCAACGCCTTCAGGGTGTTCGCCTGACCGAGCCGAGCCGGGATCGCTTCAAAGAGCCGCAGCGCCGCCTCGTACCGCGCCCGCGCCTCGCCGTAGTGAGCCTCCCGAACTTCCAGATCGCCCAACGCCTGAAGGGTGTTCGCCTGACCGAGCCGAGCCGGGATCGCTTCAAAGAGCCGCAGCGCCGCCTCGTACCGCGCCCGCGCCTCGCCGTAGTGAGCCTCCCGAACTTCCAGATCGCCCAACG from Anaerolineales bacterium carries:
- a CDS encoding PD40 domain-containing protein is translated as MRTRSFLLLILILTLLSGVAAGAAVAAGRSSAAGDSCFRVMEGETILLDATLGVAIPDRRDGGGASVFFFPPSVSPDNAYMLSQGLNEDGSLTLGIRPNTSSEGAPPTWTRLLDSAQTIEPPRWSPDGKWLLLLWIDGGGARMLTVARVDGSAVATKPLTVSAYASSTFEGWSADGRYVATSAVNYNAAPQVFITLWRLDDLHPTRTVVVEAQNYQVWWSPVGHRLAVITTVQFGTLKGLIASASEVRDLPLDLPAGGFGEALWSPDGTHLLVNYSDTALNQQLIVYRVEEEQAVPFRRIQRGDRILFLGSGAWSPDGSHLIYWAQAADNDYERTMNALDLRTGETTILLENIDFNSQSLDPLRATGTDPKRRIAVTYRDPKRGLAIDLMNLDGTDRVPLVSDARAIDVIDWSDDYEIVLVKWRGVDGARIVHRLTWAYAHGGEPIILEDTNLTLRDLRLVAAPELGEELVIAIGEVDGRFRVELIALISNQRVTLAQDLTSVNTLQIDAKTGHISFWWRRAESTGFDRFAFNGQRIASYSVPRRSEVAEIRLSPDARYALLRTISGQAAQLWLTPGDGGEANLLMPEASTTNRNFGVWAADSQRFAVESYVNNSSAVVDLYHADGRFIRRWERTDTNVYGSVLAWTNCR